The following coding sequences are from one Haemophilus haemolyticus window:
- the accD gene encoding acetyl-CoA carboxylase, carboxyltransferase subunit beta has protein sequence MSWINRIFSKSPSSSTRKANVPEGVWTKCTSCEQVLYSEELKRNLYVCPKCGHHMRIDARERLLNLLDEGSSQEIAADLEPKDILKFKDLKKYKDRISAAQKETGEKDALITMTGTLYNMPIVVAASNFAFMGGSMGSVVGAKFVKAAEKAMEMNCPFVCFSASGGARMQEALFSLMQMAKTSAVLAQMREKGVPFISVLTDPTLGGVSASFAMLGDLNIAEPKALIGFAGPRVIEQTVREKLPEGFQRSEFLLEKGAIDMIVKRSEMRKTLASVLSKLTNQPSPFVEPELISEDE, from the coding sequence ATGAGCTGGATTAACCGAATTTTTAGTAAAAGTCCTTCTTCTTCCACTCGAAAAGCCAATGTGCCGGAAGGCGTGTGGACAAAATGTACTTCTTGTGAACAAGTACTTTATAGTGAAGAGCTTAAACGTAATCTTTATGTTTGCCCGAAATGTGGTCATCATATGCGTATTGATGCGCGTGAGCGTTTATTAAACTTATTGGACGAAGGTTCAAGCCAAGAAATAGCGGCAGATTTAGAACCAAAAGATATTTTAAAATTTAAAGATCTAAAGAAATATAAAGATCGTATCAGTGCGGCGCAAAAAGAAACGGGCGAGAAAGATGCACTAATCACTATGACAGGTACACTTTATAATATGCCAATTGTTGTGGCTGCATCGAACTTTGCTTTTATGGGCGGTTCAATGGGTTCTGTGGTTGGTGCAAAATTTGTTAAAGCAGCTGAAAAGGCAATGGAAATGAATTGTCCGTTTGTATGTTTCTCTGCAAGTGGCGGTGCACGTATGCAAGAAGCCTTGTTTTCTTTAATGCAAATGGCAAAAACTAGCGCGGTGCTTGCCCAAATGCGTGAAAAAGGCGTGCCATTTATTTCAGTATTAACGGATCCGACTTTAGGCGGCGTATCAGCCAGTTTTGCGATGTTAGGGGATTTAAATATTGCCGAGCCAAAAGCTTTAATTGGTTTTGCTGGTCCACGTGTTATCGAACAAACCGTACGTGAAAAACTCCCAGAAGGTTTCCAACGTAGTGAGTTTTTACTTGAGAAAGGGGCAATTGATATGATCGTGAAACGTTCAGAAATGCGTAAAACTTTAGCAAGTGTACTGAGTAAATTAACGAATCAACCTTCTCCTTTTGTAGAACCTGAACTCATTTCAGAAGATGAATAA